The following are encoded in a window of Synechococcus sp. PCC 7335 genomic DNA:
- a CDS encoding GNAT family N-acetyltransferase, whose product AADSNGFTYVSEDENGQVVGFIDGGRERTDDRLYRGEINAIYILSSHQHQGIGRELVRLAVKKLWQMDIQSMLVWVLEDNPACKFYEALGGQIVRSKSIEMRGSTLIEYAYGWTDTSLLLRPVD is encoded by the coding sequence AGGCGGCTGACTCAAACGGATTTACCTACGTTTCAGAGGATGAAAACGGCCAAGTCGTTGGATTTATAGATGGTGGTAGAGAGCGCACAGATGACCGACTTTACCGAGGTGAAATCAACGCTATCTACATTCTGAGCAGTCATCAACACCAAGGGATTGGCCGCGAACTGGTTCGACTGGCAGTAAAAAAACTGTGGCAGATGGATATTCAGTCCATGTTGGTCTGGGTGCTAGAAGATAATCCTGCTTGCAAATTCTACGAAGCGTTAGGAGGGCAGATCGTACGGAGTAAAAGTATTGAGATGAGAGGTAGCACTCTCATTGAGTATGCCTACGGGTGGACTGATACATCACTCCTATTGAGACCTGTTGATTGA
- a CDS encoding phosphotransferase family protein — translation MVIPATYLERIAQIYPAQTFNEIVFNQDGMVNDVVILDGRIVCRFPKHDWAFELLQQEARVISLVSRHVDLQVPQFETVEKDAATYRYIEGIPLSREVLFSLPLEDRNAVMSELGLFLRQLHAIPISEAEKVGIHQSDTNRSTQDWQDFYTDVEEALFPLLMRHQRSAIASHFEPVLSDNLDMDYRPAFINGDIGCYHILFNKEKKALSGIIDFGTAGIGDPATDIAVLLGQYGETLLELMLSGYPSASQYMERARFWAGTFELQWALTGVKNDNKELLLAHLGGARDRLPLCQ, via the coding sequence ATGGTTATTCCTGCTACATACTTAGAGCGTATCGCCCAAATTTACCCTGCTCAAACGTTCAACGAGATCGTCTTCAATCAAGATGGTATGGTCAACGATGTTGTCATTCTTGACGGTCGTATCGTCTGTCGCTTTCCCAAGCATGACTGGGCTTTTGAACTACTTCAGCAAGAAGCTAGAGTTATTAGCTTAGTTAGCCGCCACGTAGATCTTCAAGTTCCACAGTTTGAAACTGTTGAAAAAGATGCCGCGACATATCGATACATAGAAGGTATACCGCTTTCGAGAGAGGTGCTGTTCTCTCTACCACTTGAAGACCGTAATGCTGTGATGTCCGAGCTAGGACTATTTTTGAGGCAGCTACACGCAATTCCTATATCAGAAGCTGAGAAGGTAGGCATCCATCAGTCAGACACCAATCGAAGTACGCAGGATTGGCAAGACTTCTATACAGATGTTGAGGAAGCACTCTTTCCGCTGCTCATGCGTCATCAGCGAAGTGCGATTGCCTCTCACTTTGAACCAGTCCTATCTGACAATTTAGATATGGACTATCGTCCGGCTTTCATCAACGGCGACATAGGTTGCTATCACATCCTCTTCAACAAAGAGAAAAAAGCATTGTCTGGCATCATTGACTTTGGTACAGCAGGCATTGGTGATCCAGCAACCGACATTGCCGTTTTACTAGGACAGTATGGAGAAACTCTTTTAGAGCTAATGCTATCAGGCTATCCTAGTGCATCGCAGTATATGGAACGAGCGCGATTTTGGGCTGGAACGTTCGAGCTACAGTGGGCGCTTACTGGCGTCAAGAACGACAACAAAGAACTCCTACTAGCGCATCTGGGTGGGGCAAGAGACAGATTGCCACTCTGTCAGTAA
- a CDS encoding aldo/keto reductase, protein MEIRHLGTEGLTVSALGLGCMGMSSAYEGREDAQAVETIHRAIDLGITFFDTAEVYNDNEQLVGKAIEGRRDLVTVATKFGFKINNGKISGLDSTPENVRRVCHNSLQRLGVDYIDLFYQHRVDKAVPIEETVGAMAELVAEGKVRYLGLSEASVDTIRRAHAVHPISALQSEYSFWERGVETEVLPLLRELKIGFVPYCPLGRGFLTGKVKRAESFESDYRRQDPRFQGDSFTKNMKLVEQVEKLAKEKETTPAQIALAWLLHQGKDIVPIPGTKRPAYVEENAVATEVALSEEDLSRLERIASDNATSGERYAEERMSWLDAS, encoded by the coding sequence ATGGAGATACGTCATCTTGGCACTGAAGGACTAACGGTATCGGCGCTAGGACTTGGTTGTATGGGTATGAGTTCTGCCTATGAAGGTAGAGAAGATGCACAGGCAGTTGAGACAATTCATCGGGCGATTGATCTAGGCATTACGTTCTTCGATACAGCAGAAGTCTATAACGACAACGAGCAGCTCGTTGGCAAGGCTATCGAAGGACGGCGTGACCTGGTTACGGTTGCGACTAAGTTCGGCTTCAAAATCAACAACGGTAAGATTTCTGGCCTTGATAGCACTCCGGAAAATGTACGCCGAGTCTGTCATAACTCGCTACAGCGGCTGGGTGTCGATTACATTGATCTGTTTTATCAGCACCGTGTAGATAAGGCGGTGCCTATAGAAGAGACGGTAGGCGCAATGGCAGAACTGGTAGCCGAAGGAAAGGTTAGGTACTTAGGACTATCAGAAGCAAGCGTAGACACCATTCGTCGTGCCCATGCCGTTCATCCTATCAGCGCCCTTCAGTCCGAGTACTCATTTTGGGAGCGAGGCGTAGAAACTGAGGTATTGCCCCTATTGAGAGAGCTGAAGATTGGCTTCGTACCTTATTGTCCCTTAGGTAGAGGCTTCCTAACAGGAAAGGTTAAGCGAGCAGAGTCATTTGAGAGTGACTATCGCCGTCAAGACCCTCGGTTTCAAGGAGATAGTTTTACGAAGAATATGAAGCTGGTTGAGCAGGTTGAAAAACTTGCGAAAGAGAAAGAGACAACACCCGCTCAAATTGCTTTGGCGTGGTTACTGCATCAGGGGAAAGACATTGTTCCTATTCCTGGAACAAAGCGACCTGCTTATGTAGAGGAGAATGCAGTTGCGACTGAAGTTGCGTTGAGTGAAGAAGACCTATCGCGGCTAGAACGCATTGCTTCCGACAATGCTACGTCTGGTGAACGCTATGCGGAAGAACGGATGAGCTGGCTTGACGCTAGTTGA
- a CDS encoding MerR family transcriptional regulator: MVTELSIQEVATITQLSAHTLRYYERIGLLDPVGRASSGHRRYSKQDIGWIEFVTRLRATGMSIRDMQQFAELRRQGDRTFAQRRHLLEAHQQQIAQQIAALEQNADVLAEKIQHYKQLEEEQDVSSR, translated from the coding sequence ATGGTTACAGAATTATCGATTCAAGAAGTTGCAACGATCACTCAACTAAGCGCTCATACTCTTCGCTACTACGAGCGAATTGGACTGCTCGATCCAGTGGGTCGAGCGTCGAGCGGACACCGCCGATATTCAAAACAGGATATTGGTTGGATTGAATTCGTCACTCGATTGCGAGCGACAGGCATGTCAATTCGAGATATGCAGCAGTTTGCCGAACTACGACGGCAGGGAGATCGTACGTTTGCTCAGCGGCGTCATCTACTAGAGGCGCACCAACAGCAGATAGCTCAGCAGATAGCAGCGCTTGAGCAAAACGCAGACGTTTTAGCTGAGAAGATTCAACACTACAAACAATTAGAGGAGGAACAGGATGTCAGTAGTCGATGA
- a CDS encoding carboxymuconolactone decarboxylase family protein, translating into MSVVDEKENSDVSQKKSERYRRGWQKLKEVDGEAGEQVIESLKGVAPDLARYTVEFPFGDIYNRPGLDLKSREIATVAALTALGNAQPQLKVHLHGALNVGCTRAEVIEVIIQMAVYAGFPAALNGIAVAKSVFAERDEIADRNKKE; encoded by the coding sequence ATGTCAGTAGTCGATGAGAAAGAAAACAGTGATGTTTCACAGAAGAAGAGTGAACGTTACCGCCGGGGCTGGCAAAAGCTGAAGGAGGTCGATGGCGAAGCTGGTGAGCAGGTGATTGAGAGCCTGAAGGGTGTCGCCCCTGACCTAGCTCGTTACACTGTTGAGTTTCCCTTCGGAGATATATATAACAGACCAGGACTAGATTTGAAGTCTAGAGAGATTGCTACAGTCGCTGCATTGACGGCACTTGGAAATGCTCAACCACAGCTGAAAGTTCATCTTCACGGTGCTTTGAACGTAGGGTGTACTCGTGCAGAAGTGATTGAAGTGATTATTCAGATGGCCGTCTACGCTGGCTTCCCCGCTGCGCTGAACGGCATCGCTGTGGCGAAGTCGGTTTTTGCAGAAAGAGATGAGATTGCAGATAGAAACAAGAAAGAGTAA